A stretch of Paenibacillus mucilaginosus 3016 DNA encodes these proteins:
- a CDS encoding carbohydrate ABC transporter permease: protein MNVLKVPGRTIAVFILPCLLIYVGLVFVPILVSFYSSLLDWNGIGASKFIGFDNYVQMFTADPVFWPAVKRTLMFAVFSMVEIPVALFVAILLNRYIRKPNFLVSSYFLPVILSVVIVGQLWKTIYNPASLGGMLNQVLMAVGLESWTKAWLTDPSVAMYALYIVALWQYLGYHVLIQFTGIQNIPSEVYEAAKIDGAEGFTADRYITLPMVVPIFKISIVLAFIGSLQAFDMIMVMTGGGPAHATDVIATLMYNMSFLSMKYGYGSALASFLVVLCLIATVIINFLFKKLEARYT, encoded by the coding sequence ATGAATGTATTAAAGGTACCCGGCCGTACGATCGCTGTATTCATACTGCCCTGCCTGCTGATCTACGTCGGTCTCGTCTTCGTGCCGATTCTGGTGTCGTTCTACAGCTCCCTGCTGGATTGGAACGGGATCGGGGCTTCGAAGTTCATCGGGTTCGACAACTATGTGCAGATGTTCACGGCGGATCCGGTATTCTGGCCGGCTGTCAAGCGCACCCTGATGTTCGCGGTCTTCTCCATGGTGGAAATTCCGGTGGCCCTCTTCGTCGCCATTCTGCTGAACCGCTACATCCGCAAGCCCAACTTCCTCGTATCGAGCTATTTTCTCCCCGTCATCCTCTCGGTTGTTATCGTAGGTCAGCTGTGGAAAACGATCTACAACCCTGCATCGCTGGGCGGGATGCTGAATCAGGTCCTGATGGCGGTCGGTCTGGAGTCCTGGACGAAGGCATGGCTGACCGATCCGAGCGTAGCGATGTATGCCTTGTATATCGTGGCCCTCTGGCAGTATCTGGGGTACCACGTGCTGATCCAGTTCACAGGCATTCAGAACATCCCTTCGGAAGTGTATGAAGCGGCCAAGATCGACGGCGCGGAAGGCTTCACCGCCGACCGGTACATCACACTGCCGATGGTGGTGCCGATCTTCAAAATCTCCATCGTCCTCGCGTTCATCGGTTCCCTGCAGGCCTTCGACATGATCATGGTCATGACGGGCGGCGGCCCGGCTCACGCCACGGACGTGATTGCAACACTCATGTACAACATGTCGTTCCTGTCCATGAAATACGGCTACGGCAGTGCGCTGGCTTCGTTCCTCGTGGTCCTGTGTCTCATCGCCACGGTCATCATCAACTTCCTCTTCAAGAAGCTGGAGGCAAGATACACGTAA
- a CDS encoding extracellular solute-binding protein produces MNKRKTLKAVLAGTMAISLTACGTGGESTGSTGAAGGDAGKDAKKDKITITFQNIWPDATDPKNKLMKKVVADYEAKNPNVKIELDSLNTDQQKMKLKTQAASKEVPDITVVNPAEQMKPFVEAGLLAPLNDMLDQNGLKGTFQQGILDYYSFNGNTYAVPDGNNIGVVYYNKELFEKGGVKIPTTFEEMVETVKTLKSKGIQPMVIGEKDTWTGSFLFMNILLRTNNGPGFLKDVAAKKKTFEDPAFVEAVSKMQDLIQAGAFQEGVTSFDYNAGENLFKTGKAAMYYMGSWATGGIETSSVNGKVGVFKFPTVGGKGNPDEYMLAPGSGFAVSANSKHLKETKDFLNYLMINYPKEAFANKGAVGVAQTVEGDFKAAGYSDMAVEITNLFKSVKGGDLAFDNSMNPGTSQAHLTSIQNLFVQKKEPKDVAKEHQTAFEANNK; encoded by the coding sequence GTGAACAAACGTAAAACCTTGAAGGCAGTACTCGCAGGAACGATGGCTATCTCGCTGACTGCATGCGGCACCGGCGGGGAAAGCACCGGCAGCACCGGAGCGGCCGGCGGCGATGCGGGCAAGGATGCGAAAAAAGATAAAATCACGATTACGTTCCAGAATATTTGGCCGGATGCAACCGATCCGAAAAATAAATTGATGAAGAAAGTCGTAGCCGACTACGAAGCGAAGAACCCGAACGTCAAGATCGAGCTCGACTCCCTGAACACGGACCAGCAGAAGATGAAGCTGAAGACGCAGGCTGCTTCCAAGGAAGTGCCGGACATCACGGTCGTGAACCCGGCCGAGCAGATGAAGCCTTTCGTCGAAGCGGGCCTCCTCGCACCGCTCAATGACATGCTCGACCAGAACGGCCTGAAGGGCACGTTCCAGCAGGGGATCCTCGACTACTACAGCTTTAACGGCAACACGTATGCGGTACCGGACGGCAATAACATCGGCGTCGTGTACTACAACAAGGAGCTGTTCGAGAAGGGCGGCGTGAAGATTCCTACGACGTTCGAAGAGATGGTCGAGACCGTCAAGACGCTGAAGTCCAAGGGCATCCAGCCGATGGTCATCGGGGAGAAGGATACGTGGACGGGCTCGTTCCTCTTCATGAACATCCTTCTGCGCACGAATAACGGGCCGGGCTTCCTGAAGGACGTAGCGGCGAAGAAGAAGACGTTCGAAGATCCGGCGTTCGTTGAAGCGGTATCCAAAATGCAGGACCTGATCCAGGCCGGCGCATTCCAGGAAGGCGTAACGTCCTTCGACTACAACGCGGGCGAGAACCTGTTCAAGACGGGCAAAGCGGCCATGTACTACATGGGCTCCTGGGCGACGGGCGGCATCGAGACGTCCTCGGTTAACGGCAAGGTCGGCGTGTTCAAATTCCCGACGGTCGGCGGCAAGGGCAATCCGGACGAGTACATGCTGGCGCCGGGCAGCGGCTTCGCGGTATCCGCGAACTCCAAGCACCTCAAGGAAACGAAAGACTTCCTGAACTACCTGATGATTAACTATCCGAAAGAAGCGTTTGCGAACAAAGGCGCCGTAGGCGTTGCCCAGACCGTAGAAGGCGACTTCAAGGCAGCCGGCTACTCCGATATGGCCGTTGAGATCACGAACCTGTTCAAGAGCGTCAAGGGCGGCGACCTCGCATTCGACAACTCGATGAACCCGGGCACGTCCCAGGCGCACCTGACGTCGATCCAGAACCTGTTCGTACAGAAGAAGGAACCGAAGGACGTGGCCAAGGAACACCAGACGGCGTTCGAAGCCAACAATAAGTAA
- a CDS encoding aldo/keto reductase has product MLTRKVGRLGHESSVVMFGAASLGNVTQEEADASIAHALENGVNHFDTAASYGDAELRMGPWMPKIRKQIFLATKTGERTKDKAKAEIHRSLERLQTDYLDLIQLHAVGDLSELDACTRSGGALEALLEARDEGLVGAIGITGHGHGAPATHLEALRRFPFDTVLLPLNYYLYSLPEYREGFDRLLEEAGRQNTAVRVIKAVAKGPWAPDQQRDFATWYEPFHQQEVLDACVHFVLSFPSVVGFATAGDVHLFPKIVDAAQRFGSMTDEEARRILSGISGYASPFDAPTSIA; this is encoded by the coding sequence ATGTTAACACGCAAAGTAGGACGGCTCGGCCACGAAAGCTCCGTCGTCATGTTCGGGGCGGCCAGCTTGGGCAATGTTACCCAGGAGGAAGCGGACGCTTCCATCGCGCATGCGCTGGAGAACGGCGTCAACCACTTCGACACCGCCGCGAGCTACGGGGATGCCGAGCTGCGGATGGGCCCGTGGATGCCGAAGATCCGCAAACAGATCTTCCTCGCGACGAAGACCGGCGAACGCACCAAAGACAAGGCCAAGGCCGAGATTCACCGCTCACTGGAGCGGCTGCAGACGGACTACCTGGACCTCATTCAGCTTCACGCCGTCGGCGACCTCAGCGAGCTCGATGCTTGTACGCGCTCCGGCGGTGCGCTCGAAGCGCTGCTTGAAGCCCGTGACGAAGGCCTGGTCGGCGCCATCGGCATCACAGGCCACGGCCACGGCGCGCCGGCGACGCATTTGGAAGCGCTTCGCCGCTTCCCGTTCGACACCGTGCTGCTGCCGCTGAACTACTACCTGTACTCGCTGCCCGAGTACAGGGAAGGCTTCGACCGGCTGCTTGAGGAAGCCGGCCGGCAGAACACCGCCGTGCGCGTCATCAAGGCGGTCGCCAAGGGCCCTTGGGCCCCGGACCAGCAGCGTGACTTCGCCACGTGGTACGAGCCGTTCCACCAGCAGGAGGTCCTCGACGCGTGCGTGCACTTCGTGCTCTCGTTCCCTTCGGTGGTCGGCTTCGCGACAGCCGGCGATGTGCACCTCTTCCCGAAGATCGTGGATGCGGCGCAGCGCTTCGGCAGCATGACGGACGAGGAGGCCCGGCGCATCCTCTCCGGGATCAGCGGGTATGCTTCGCCGTTCGACGCCCCGACGTCGATCGCTTAG
- a CDS encoding peptidoglycan-binding protein, protein MNKKFVTALALTAAMSVSMVSGAFAAAGHANVAAVGTASSNSFYGVSYQSSYSLGQTHSQIAVLKNNLRAWRAYGSNESLFTGVAPITSTSGTFDQATKDNLIVFQRNKGLTADGIYGAASRNAMHGAIGSSPRGYVRIKNTTHYINYNDTATGLSNDGTYKLDHSFVTPSTKTTLDQIAASFYGTYAKKLEINDASLIDGADTPEHSSHQDGKSVDIRNYGMTAAQEKKVLEIAVANPNVSQVLFYTKHGLTSSKIVVRSDHADHFHLSTVN, encoded by the coding sequence ATGAACAAGAAATTTGTGACAGCGCTTGCATTGACGGCTGCAATGTCTGTATCGATGGTGTCCGGTGCCTTCGCCGCAGCGGGGCACGCCAATGTGGCTGCTGTAGGGACGGCGTCTTCGAACAGTTTCTACGGCGTGAGCTACCAGTCTTCTTATTCCCTTGGACAGACGCATTCCCAGATCGCGGTGCTGAAGAACAACCTGCGGGCCTGGCGCGCTTACGGCAGCAACGAGAGCCTCTTCACCGGCGTAGCGCCGATTACGAGCACGAGCGGAACTTTCGACCAGGCGACGAAGGACAACCTGATCGTGTTCCAGCGCAACAAGGGCCTGACGGCGGACGGCATCTATGGGGCGGCAAGCCGTAATGCAATGCACGGGGCTATCGGTTCTTCGCCGAGAGGGTATGTGCGCATCAAGAATACGACCCATTACATCAATTATAACGATACGGCGACAGGCCTCTCGAACGACGGTACCTACAAGCTCGATCACAGCTTCGTAACGCCTTCGACGAAGACGACGCTGGACCAGATCGCGGCAAGCTTCTACGGCACCTACGCCAAAAAGCTCGAGATCAACGACGCCAGCCTGATCGACGGCGCCGACACGCCGGAGCACAGCAGCCACCAGGACGGGAAGTCGGTGGATATCCGCAACTACGGGATGACGGCCGCCCAGGAGAAAAAAGTCCTGGAGATCGCGGTAGCGAACCCGAATGTATCGCAGGTGCTGTTCTATACAAAGCATGGCCTGACGAGCTCCAAGATTGTGGTGCGTTCCGATCATGCGGATCACTTCCATCTGAGCACCGTGAATTAA
- a CDS encoding SWIM zinc finger family protein, with the protein MKLADFEHSVDGKIVSRGREYYEDDCVMSLRETETNRYTAEVEGSEEYEVEIELNDGGTVVDWDCTCPYDLGPVCKHQVAVLYELRDMLGAQGEGFKKQAGSGKQADLKTLLSGCRQEELVDLLMVLARDEGVEERIRLHLGRDDIDSAVEQSRRLIQTHIDNQRQRDGFVTYARVSTAVRGAEMVLEKAQRELQKGAAMQAVRLALCIMEEMIEFIQECDDSGGHISPSWT; encoded by the coding sequence ATGAAGCTTGCCGACTTTGAACACTCCGTCGACGGGAAGATTGTAAGCCGGGGGCGGGAGTACTATGAAGACGATTGTGTCATGTCGCTGCGCGAAACGGAAACGAACCGCTATACTGCCGAGGTGGAGGGCAGCGAGGAGTACGAGGTGGAGATCGAGTTAAACGACGGGGGGACGGTGGTCGATTGGGACTGCACCTGCCCGTACGATCTGGGGCCGGTGTGCAAGCATCAGGTGGCCGTGCTGTATGAGCTTCGGGACATGCTGGGCGCGCAGGGAGAGGGATTCAAGAAGCAGGCAGGGTCCGGGAAGCAGGCAGATTTGAAAACACTGCTCTCGGGCTGTAGGCAGGAAGAACTGGTCGATCTCCTGATGGTGCTGGCCAGGGATGAAGGCGTGGAGGAGCGGATCCGGCTGCATCTGGGCCGGGACGATATTGACAGTGCGGTGGAACAGAGCAGGCGGTTAATTCAGACGCATATCGATAATCAGAGACAGCGCGACGGATTCGTAACGTATGCCCGGGTATCGACAGCGGTACGTGGTGCGGAGATGGTGTTGGAGAAGGCGCAGCGGGAGCTTCAAAAGGGGGCTGCGATGCAGGCCGTCCGGCTGGCACTGTGCATCATGGAGGAGATGATTGAGTTCATTCAGGAATGCGACGATTCCGGTGGACACATCAGCCCCTCATGGACATGA
- a CDS encoding UPF0158 family protein, whose product MRKLELTLQQIEQISMLMETDQLGERFYYDVVTGEIDTKGPDDYEWEEEEEGEFAEDDAREVDEEDEELHPEERYLQIPERSSRDGYERMEDFAYSIGAGPVREALLRALEGRKGVFRRFKDKLVDYPEVQQQWYAYEEEKNREAVIEWLESEGFEVTVVAQKRR is encoded by the coding sequence ATGAGAAAGCTTGAGCTTACTCTGCAGCAAATCGAACAGATCAGCATGTTGATGGAGACGGACCAGCTCGGTGAAAGGTTCTATTACGATGTCGTAACGGGAGAGATCGATACGAAGGGTCCGGATGATTATGAATGGGAGGAAGAGGAGGAAGGGGAATTCGCAGAAGACGATGCTCGTGAAGTAGATGAGGAAGATGAAGAACTCCACCCCGAGGAGAGATACCTGCAGATTCCTGAACGCAGCTCACGTGATGGGTACGAGCGAATGGAGGATTTTGCCTATAGTATTGGAGCAGGACCGGTGAGAGAAGCGCTGCTTCGTGCTCTGGAAGGTCGTAAAGGGGTGTTCCGGCGGTTCAAGGACAAGCTGGTGGACTATCCGGAAGTGCAGCAGCAGTGGTACGCCTACGAGGAGGAGAAGAACCGGGAAGCGGTCATCGAATGGCTGGAATCCGAGGGCTTCGAGGTGACCGTTGTGGCCCAAAAACGGAGGTAG
- a CDS encoding amino acid ABC transporter permease: MDFRYDIILGYAPLLGKGVLLTIGLSLLSILIGSLFGLVIGFGRMSGQWLLRVPAKAYIHFFRGTPLYVQILIVHFGAVPLVIGKTNPIVAAIAALSLNCAAYTAEIYRAGIQSIDRGQFEAAYSSGMTKAQTMRHIILPQAVRRMLPAFGNEFVVLIKDSSLVAIIAAPELMYWSNAMRGQYYRVWEPYLAAAFIYLILTYTLSKILARVEARMGARVK, from the coding sequence ATGGATTTTCGATACGATATCATCTTGGGCTATGCGCCGCTGTTGGGCAAAGGAGTCCTCCTGACGATCGGGCTGTCTCTGCTCTCGATCCTGATCGGCTCGCTGTTCGGGCTCGTGATCGGCTTCGGCCGCATGTCGGGGCAGTGGCTGCTGCGTGTGCCGGCCAAGGCGTATATTCACTTCTTCCGCGGGACGCCGCTGTATGTGCAGATTCTCATCGTGCACTTCGGCGCGGTGCCGCTGGTGATCGGGAAGACGAACCCGATCGTGGCGGCGATCGCGGCGCTGTCCCTGAACTGTGCGGCCTATACGGCTGAGATCTACCGGGCGGGCATCCAGTCCATCGACCGGGGTCAGTTCGAGGCGGCGTACTCGTCGGGGATGACGAAGGCGCAGACGATGCGGCACATCATTCTGCCGCAGGCGGTGAGGCGCATGCTGCCGGCGTTCGGCAACGAGTTCGTGGTGCTCATCAAGGACTCGTCGCTCGTGGCGATCATCGCGGCGCCGGAGCTCATGTACTGGAGCAACGCGATGCGCGGCCAGTATTACCGGGTATGGGAGCCGTATCTCGCGGCAGCGTTCATCTATCTGATCCTGACGTATACGCTGAGCAAGATTTTGGCTCGGGTGGAGGCTCGGATGGGAGCTCGGGTGAAGTAG
- a CDS encoding basic amino acid ABC transporter substrate-binding protein, whose protein sequence is MRLKSVLTLMTLTTFLFTAACGTESATTGSGTSTGSGTAGGEVTYKIATDASYAPMEYMDKDKITGFDIDFLAEVMKEAGLKYEVVNVGWDTMLESVKQGKEYQAGISSVSITDERKQTYDYSIPYFESTNMILVKEGSTVKSADDLKGKKVAVQGATTADTIMSGILGKESTDLKRFESNALALMELESGGVEAVVADIAIVREYIKNNPGKKFQSVRDDKNFQAEYYGILYPKGSELKAKLDPAVKKVLENGKFAEVYKKWFGEEPNVKKLLEAAAK, encoded by the coding sequence ATGAGATTGAAAAGCGTGTTAACATTAATGACGTTAACTACCTTCCTGTTCACTGCAGCTTGTGGAACCGAAAGTGCCACGACGGGAAGCGGGACCAGCACCGGATCAGGGACGGCCGGCGGGGAAGTGACGTACAAGATCGCGACGGATGCCAGCTACGCGCCGATGGAGTATATGGATAAGGACAAGATTACCGGCTTCGATATCGATTTCCTGGCGGAGGTCATGAAGGAAGCGGGCTTGAAATATGAGGTCGTGAATGTGGGCTGGGATACGATGCTGGAGAGCGTGAAGCAGGGCAAGGAGTACCAGGCGGGCATCTCCTCGGTCTCGATCACGGATGAACGGAAGCAGACGTACGATTACTCGATCCCTTACTTTGAGTCGACGAACATGATTCTCGTGAAGGAAGGCAGCACGGTCAAGAGTGCGGACGACCTCAAGGGCAAGAAGGTGGCGGTGCAGGGCGCAACGACGGCGGATACGATCATGAGCGGGATCTTAGGCAAGGAAAGCACGGATCTGAAGCGGTTCGAGAGCAACGCGCTGGCGCTGATGGAGCTGGAATCCGGCGGCGTAGAGGCCGTGGTGGCCGATATTGCGATCGTCCGGGAGTATATCAAGAACAACCCGGGCAAGAAGTTTCAGAGCGTCCGCGACGATAAGAACTTCCAGGCCGAATACTACGGCATTCTGTATCCGAAGGGCAGCGAGCTGAAGGCGAAGCTGGACCCGGCGGTGAAGAAGGTGCTCGAGAACGGCAAGTTCGCCGAGGTGTACAAGAAGTGGTTCGGCGAGGAGCCGAACGTGAAGAAGCTGCTGGAGGCCGCAGCGAAGTAA
- a CDS encoding 3'-5' exonuclease: MALTVPEHIPRSATPGERLVFETLKRHLPDDYIVYYEPEIQGRRPDLVIIGPDLGLVVLEVKDYTKSTLYQINQDDWVLRASGSGEMVTVKNPYKQARDNVRLIANQLKKDKNLIVQEGQYQGNLKFAYGFGTVFTRMKQEDFVKLGLYQVIAPEFVLCRDEVDTDDEGFSEEILQEKIHGMFTVWSRRRYMLTHEDIQAIRFHLFPEVRISAEYKEPVYYQDQLLLSMHNIKTMDLHQENMARQVGDRHRLIRGVAGSGKTLVLASRAKILAKEHPDWRILVLCYGIPLSRSLKQLIERKFEEPEDLFDLIDQASSEGPRRCPVEVYNFHEWLRHSFRMKEEDLPNLLDKIARKEAIVPKYDAILIDEGQDFEPEWLRLLSACLNPDTQSLLLVEDRAQAIFKRRVSLAQETGLDFRGRSRILTINYRNTAQIVRFAWEFYQRHSQLQTKVQAGSVDGVEIIPPQATKRRGPEPVIRRCQGFAQEMGFVTEEIRKLSREKRVPLHDIAILYRVKNTHQASYIDMIRRQLDRQGIAFDWITESPESKRRFVRQDDQVKVSTIDSAKGLDFRAVFLVNIENMPFPLVDVEEREVSLFYIGMTRALDDLYLTYSGESKFTKYLDEVAARRAESAKDAAGKRMG; encoded by the coding sequence ATGGCACTGACGGTACCCGAGCACATCCCAAGAAGCGCGACGCCAGGGGAGCGGCTGGTGTTTGAGACATTGAAGCGGCATCTGCCGGATGATTATATCGTCTATTATGAACCGGAGATTCAGGGACGGCGGCCGGATCTGGTCATTATCGGTCCGGACTTGGGGCTGGTGGTTCTGGAAGTGAAGGATTACACGAAGAGCACGCTGTATCAGATCAATCAGGATGATTGGGTGCTGCGGGCATCGGGCAGCGGCGAGATGGTGACGGTGAAGAATCCCTACAAGCAGGCGAGGGACAACGTGCGCCTGATCGCGAACCAGCTCAAGAAGGACAAGAACCTGATCGTGCAGGAGGGGCAGTACCAAGGGAACCTGAAGTTCGCTTACGGGTTCGGCACCGTGTTCACCCGGATGAAACAGGAGGACTTCGTGAAGCTGGGCTTGTACCAGGTCATTGCGCCGGAGTTCGTGCTGTGCCGGGATGAGGTCGACACGGACGATGAGGGGTTCTCGGAGGAGATCCTGCAGGAGAAAATCCACGGCATGTTCACGGTATGGAGCCGGCGGCGGTATATGCTGACGCATGAGGATATTCAGGCGATCCGGTTCCACCTGTTCCCGGAAGTGCGCATAAGCGCGGAGTACAAGGAGCCGGTGTACTACCAGGATCAGCTGCTGCTGTCCATGCATAACATCAAGACGATGGACCTGCATCAGGAGAACATGGCGCGGCAGGTGGGCGACCGGCACCGGCTGATCCGCGGCGTGGCGGGCAGCGGGAAGACGCTCGTGCTGGCGAGCCGGGCGAAGATTCTGGCGAAGGAGCATCCGGATTGGCGCATTCTGGTGCTGTGCTACGGCATTCCGCTGTCCCGGAGCCTCAAGCAGCTTATCGAGCGGAAGTTCGAGGAGCCGGAGGATCTGTTCGACCTGATCGACCAGGCCTCGTCGGAGGGGCCGCGGCGCTGCCCGGTGGAGGTGTACAACTTCCACGAGTGGCTGCGGCATTCCTTCCGCATGAAGGAGGAGGACCTGCCGAACCTGCTCGACAAAATCGCCCGCAAAGAGGCCATCGTCCCCAAGTACGATGCGATCCTGATCGATGAGGGGCAGGACTTCGAGCCGGAATGGCTCCGGCTGCTCAGTGCCTGTCTGAACCCGGACACCCAGTCCCTGCTGCTGGTGGAGGACCGGGCACAGGCGATCTTCAAACGCCGGGTCAGTCTGGCGCAGGAGACGGGGCTGGATTTTCGCGGACGCTCGCGTATTCTCACGATCAACTACCGCAATACGGCGCAGATCGTGCGCTTCGCCTGGGAGTTCTATCAGCGCCACTCGCAGCTGCAGACCAAGGTGCAGGCCGGTTCCGTGGACGGGGTGGAGATCATTCCGCCGCAGGCGACCAAGCGCAGGGGGCCGGAGCCGGTGATCCGCCGCTGCCAAGGCTTCGCGCAGGAGATGGGGTTCGTGACGGAGGAGATCCGCAAGCTCAGCCGCGAGAAAAGGGTGCCTCTGCACGACATCGCGATCCTGTATCGGGTGAAGAATACGCACCAGGCTTCCTATATCGATATGATCCGCCGGCAGCTGGACCGGCAGGGCATTGCCTTCGACTGGATTACGGAGAGCCCGGAGTCGAAGCGCCGATTCGTGAGGCAGGATGACCAGGTGAAGGTCTCGACGATCGACAGCGCCAAAGGGCTGGATTTCCGTGCCGTGTTTCTGGTGAACATTGAGAACATGCCGTTCCCTCTGGTGGATGTGGAGGAGCGGGAGGTGTCTCTGTTCTACATCGGGATGACGCGTGCCCTGGATGATCTCTATCTGACGTACAGCGGGGAGTCGAAGTTCACGAAGTATCTGGATGAAGTGGCTGCGCGGCGGGCGGAGTCGGCGAAGGATGCGGCGGGGAAGAGGATGGGGTAG
- a CDS encoding YHYH domain-containing protein encodes MHLRKSALIIALLSLTFSSVAAAHPGRTDSSGGHTCRTNCEKWGYEYGEYHYHNGGGSSSSGSSSSGSSSSSSSKAATPAPAPSTPKEVIPPGTVKVTLPAFSIVVNGQQVANASTASPVIVYNDITYFPMTWNYTQALGLDTAWDANTGFSIRKTDRAGAALSLDYGTPASKLYAKKPGFNIYVNDVWLDNAKEEYPVLVLNDVTYFPMTWKFAVEELGLQISFANNTFTISK; translated from the coding sequence ATGCATTTGCGTAAATCGGCACTTATCATTGCGCTGCTCAGCTTGACCTTCTCTTCCGTGGCCGCGGCTCATCCGGGGCGGACCGATTCGAGCGGCGGGCATACCTGTCGAACCAATTGTGAGAAATGGGGCTACGAGTACGGGGAGTACCATTATCACAATGGCGGCGGCTCTTCATCCAGTGGCAGCAGCTCGAGCGGCAGCAGTTCTTCTTCCAGCAGCAAAGCAGCCACGCCAGCTCCTGCACCTAGTACGCCCAAAGAAGTGATTCCTCCAGGAACGGTGAAGGTGACTCTGCCAGCATTCAGCATCGTGGTGAACGGTCAGCAGGTTGCCAACGCTTCCACGGCGTCCCCGGTGATCGTGTATAACGACATCACGTACTTCCCGATGACCTGGAACTACACGCAGGCTCTTGGGTTGGATACGGCGTGGGATGCCAATACGGGCTTCTCGATCCGCAAGACCGACCGTGCCGGTGCCGCGCTGAGCCTGGACTACGGTACGCCGGCCTCCAAGCTGTATGCCAAGAAGCCGGGGTTCAACATCTACGTGAACGATGTCTGGCTCGATAACGCGAAGGAAGAGTACCCGGTGCTTGTCCTGAACGATGTCACCTACTTCCCGATGACCTGGAAATTCGCCGTGGAAGAGCTGGGGCTCCAGATTTCTTTTGCGAACAACACGTTTACAATCTCGAAATAA
- a CDS encoding DNA sulfur modification protein DndB — MRIPAINAKIGDWNYYIATLTFKDLAKNVKRIGDELHKSKTLSDMIQRSITKNYLSIKQYLLQNDERFFNSVVLAVYDGDPNWIEVDFDYKETRYTSIGLLEFTGDEKIFPVDGQHRIEGIKSALKENKALGNEEIPVILISHRKTKEGMERTRRLFSTLNRYAKPVTPSEIIALDEDDVVAIITRSLVENHVLFEGNRISLDKTKAISDKNKTAFTSIETLYNCNLYLLKAFMKEHNLKYNREEMLRKRPSGDFIQLFNDYSELFWNEFTKNIDHVRQFLKENSNAAALPYRNSDDGGKLLFRPLGLQPFVNSIIEINKKNNLTYGVILQRMNKINFNLNELPWKQVLWNDYEKVMLPKADKLVTHLLMYMYDSKLLTEKNVRELIKGYAAKINMGATETEELLEEIKDISKK, encoded by the coding sequence ATGAGGATCCCAGCGATCAATGCTAAAATTGGTGATTGGAATTATTATATAGCTACATTAACATTTAAGGACTTGGCTAAAAACGTAAAAAGAATTGGAGATGAACTTCATAAATCCAAGACTTTATCTGACATGATTCAGAGAAGTATTACTAAGAATTATCTAAGTATTAAACAGTACCTACTACAAAATGATGAAAGATTCTTTAACTCGGTTGTACTAGCAGTTTATGATGGAGATCCTAACTGGATTGAAGTTGATTTTGACTACAAGGAGACACGATATACCTCAATAGGCCTTCTAGAGTTTACTGGTGATGAAAAAATCTTTCCTGTTGATGGTCAACATCGAATTGAAGGTATAAAGAGTGCTTTAAAGGAAAATAAAGCTCTAGGTAATGAAGAAATTCCAGTAATATTAATAAGTCATAGAAAAACAAAAGAAGGTATGGAGAGAACTAGAAGATTATTCAGTACCTTAAACCGATATGCTAAGCCAGTTACTCCTAGTGAAATCATTGCACTTGATGAAGACGATGTTGTAGCAATAATCACTAGAAGTTTGGTTGAGAACCATGTTTTATTTGAGGGAAACAGAATAAGTCTAGATAAAACAAAAGCAATTTCAGATAAAAACAAGACAGCATTTACTTCGATAGAAACGCTCTATAACTGTAATTTATACTTACTAAAGGCTTTTATGAAAGAACATAATTTGAAATATAATAGAGAGGAGATGTTAAGGAAGAGACCGTCTGGAGATTTCATACAACTGTTCAATGATTATAGTGAGTTATTTTGGAATGAGTTTACTAAAAATATAGATCATGTAAGACAATTTTTGAAGGAAAATAGTAATGCAGCGGCACTTCCATATCGAAATAGTGACGATGGTGGAAAACTACTCTTCAGACCTCTAGGGCTCCAACCCTTTGTGAACAGTATTATTGAGATTAATAAGAAAAATAATCTAACGTATGGTGTAATATTACAAAGAATGAATAAGATTAATTTTAATCTTAATGAATTACCGTGGAAACAAGTGTTATGGAATGATTATGAAAAAGTTATGCTCCCAAAAGCAGATAAATTAGTGACACATTTGTTAATGTACATGTATGATTCGAAATTATTAACAGAGAAAAATGTGAGGGAACTAATCAAGGGTTATGCTGCAAAAATTAATATGGGGGCCACCGAAACAGAAGAATTACTTGAGGAGATAAAAGACATTTCAAAAAAATAG